In the Methermicoccus shengliensis DSM 18856 genome, CTGTTTGTCTTAGTGTTCGCAGTGGAGCCCACGTTTGGCTTTGGGGCGTTTCCCTCCAAAGCCCTGAGCTACCTGTTTGGTGCGATGGCGGCAGTGATGCTGTTCGTCTCGGTGCTGCTGCACGAGCTTGGACACTCCCTTGTGGCAATGCACTATGGCTCCAGGATCTCCGATATCACGCTGTTTCTGTTTGGCGGGGTGTCCCAGATAGAGGAGGTCCCCAAGGACCCAGAAAAAGAAGCGAGAATGGCATTCGTTGGGCCCCTCGTGAGCTTCGTTCTTGGTGTGTTGTTCCTGATGGCGTATGCGGGAGCAAAGCTCGTGTTCGCACCTGCCGATGTCGAGAATAGCTCGCTCTCCTCGGCATTCACGAGGCTGCTGTTCCTGCTCGGATACCTCAACGTGCTGCTCGGGGCGTTCAACCTCATACCTGCCTTTCCCATGGATGGAGGGCGCATCCTCAGGGCATACTTCGCAAAGCACACCTCATACGTGGAGGCCACCAGAAGGGCAGCGAGTGTCGGAAAGCTGCTCGCACTGCTCATGGGCATCGTGGGGTTCTTTGTGAACATATGGCTCGTGCTCATCGCATTCTTCGTGTACATAGGTGCGAGCGAGGAGGAAGCTGCCACCCAGCTCTCGAGCATGCTGGAGGACGTGAGAGTGAAAGATGTCATGAGTGAGGGGGTGGTGTACGTGAGCCCAGAAGCCACGGTGGGCCAGCTGCTAGACCTGATGTTCGAAACAAAGCACATGGGATATCCCGTGAGCGTCGAGGGCGTCGAGAGCGGCAAAGGTGTGCCCCTCTCACGGGTGGTGGGGATGGTAACGTTCAACGATGTGCGCAAGATACCTCCACATGATAGAGAGGCGCTGCTCGTGAGGGACATAATGACGCCAGAGTTGATTACGATACCCAAAGATGCACACGCCATAGAGGCGCTAAAGAGCATGCGAAAAAACGGGATTGGCAGGCTGCTCGTGGTGGACGGCGATGAGGTCGTGGGGATACTATCGAGGAGCGACCTCATGCGCTCTGTGGACATCCTGTCCTTAAGGAGGTAGCATGCACCTTACCACCCCCCTCGGTGAGGAGGTGCTCACGCTCAAAGTGGGCGATGTGGTGTACCTGAACGGCAAGGTCTTCACGGCAAGGGACGAGGCGCACCTCGCCATAATTGAACACCTGAGAGAGGGAATAGAGCTGCCCTTTGAGATGGAGGGTGCCGTGATATATCACTGCGGGCCCCTTGTGCGCCCTGCAGCAGGAGGATGGAGGGTAATATCGGCAGGCCCCACCACCAGCGAGCGGATGGCAACGCTCACAGAGCCCCTGCTCAAGGCGTTCGATGTCCGCGCCCTGATAGGAAAGGGGGGGATGAGCACTGCGAGCAGGCTGCTTAAAGGGCGGGGGGTATATCTGGCGTTCTGTGGTGGGTGTGCTGCCCTTGCCGCAAGCCACATCACCAAGGCAGAGCCCCACTGGCTGGAAGAGCTCGGCATGGCGGAGGCAGTGTGGGAGCTTGAGGTCAGCAACTTCGGACCTCTGCTCGTGGCAGTGGACTCGCATGGCAGAGACCTCTATGCACGTGTGAGGGAGCGCTCATATAGGGCACTCTCTACACTCTTCTGAAGCCCTCGGTATCGGAGAGCCTCCTGATGAGGTGGGCGGTGGCACTTCCATACCATCCCCTCAGCACATATCTCGGATACACCGATAGCCTCTCCCTGAGCACATACCCCCTCAGAGTCTCCTGCAGCCTTTTGGGGCTGGGCCATGCGTCCTCTGGGTTTATGTGATCCACCGTGATGGACGAGATTCCCCCAAGGTCATTTGCCCCAGCCTCCACCATGCTTTTTACATCCACGAGGTTGGGGGGGACCTGCACAGCCACATCATCTGGCAGTATCTGCCTTGCCATGCGCACGGTGTGAGCCATCTCCTCGAGGCTGGGCGGAGGGTGATGCTCCATTGGTGTGCCCCTCTTGGGAGAAAAGTTCTGCACTATGACCTCCTGTATGTGGCCATGGCGCTCGTGCAGGCGGGCTATGGCCCTGAGTGCTCTCTCTCTATCCCTTTCACTCTCCCCAATTCCCACGAGAATTCCCGTGGTGAACGGAATGCCCAGCCTTCCCGCCTCTTTGAGCATCCGTATCCGCCTTCTTGGCTCCTTCGATGGGCTGTGCCTGTGAGCAGACAGGCGAGCCGTGGTCTCGAGCATGAGCCCCATGCTGGCGTTAAAGGGTGCAAGATACTCCAGCTCCTTTCT is a window encoding:
- a CDS encoding CBS domain-containing protein, which translates into the protein MWSYEIARIWGIPIRIHVTFLLVLPLFVLVFAVEPTFGFGAFPSKALSYLFGAMAAVMLFVSVLLHELGHSLVAMHYGSRISDITLFLFGGVSQIEEVPKDPEKEARMAFVGPLVSFVLGVLFLMAYAGAKLVFAPADVENSSLSSAFTRLLFLLGYLNVLLGAFNLIPAFPMDGGRILRAYFAKHTSYVEATRRAASVGKLLALLMGIVGFFVNIWLVLIAFFVYIGASEEEAATQLSSMLEDVRVKDVMSEGVVYVSPEATVGQLLDLMFETKHMGYPVSVEGVESGKGVPLSRVVGMVTFNDVRKIPPHDREALLVRDIMTPELITIPKDAHAIEALKSMRKNGIGRLLVVDGDEVVGILSRSDLMRSVDILSLRR
- a CDS encoding FumA C-terminus/TtdB family hydratase beta subunit; translated protein: MHLTTPLGEEVLTLKVGDVVYLNGKVFTARDEAHLAIIEHLREGIELPFEMEGAVIYHCGPLVRPAAGGWRVISAGPTTSERMATLTEPLLKAFDVRALIGKGGMSTASRLLKGRGVYLAFCGGCAALAASHITKAEPHWLEELGMAEAVWELEVSNFGPLLVAVDSHGRDLYARVRERSYRALSTLF
- the cofG gene encoding 7,8-didemethyl-8-hydroxy-5-deazariboflavin synthase subunit CofG; the encoded protein is MSRYITYCTNVFIPLTNVCSNACGYCGFRRDIGAGAHLMSESEVRELLSRASGRATEALFTFGDRPQCVEGFSEMLDAFGYVSFTAYIRRMCRLAIAYGLLPHTNAGVLTRKELEYLAPFNASMGLMLETTARLSAHRHSPSKEPRRRIRMLKEAGRLGIPFTTGILVGIGESERDRERALRAIARLHERHGHIQEVIVQNFSPKRGTPMEHHPPPSLEEMAHTVRMARQILPDDVAVQVPPNLVDVKSMVEAGANDLGGISSITVDHINPEDAWPSPKRLQETLRGYVLRERLSVYPRYVLRGWYGSATAHLIRRLSDTEGFRRV